GAGTAACCTGCAATATTATATACAGTCAAAACAAAGAATGCAgcagtaaaataattataattgagTGAATATATAATTTTCCATCAAAATATAGCAGTACTTTTGAATCAGTAGACTGATTAGTGGCCATAATTCTTCATCCCTGAGCTGATTGATGGTAATTGATGTTCTGTCAATAACATGAATTGCAACTTTGATTTTAGTTGATAATGCTCTAATCAAATCTGCTGCAGAATCAGCTTTATTAGTCCCCTTTGCACCTTTATCCACCATGTTCTTTATCTGCCTATAGCTCCTCGCAAGCATAATACGCAATTTTTCCTCCTCCTATgtaaaaattttgaattaaaattaaaatatcatatgtATATAGTTAAAGTCAATTATGGGACAAAGTAAAAATCTTTAAGGAATATGCAAAGCAGACTGCTTTAGTTATCACAACCTTGTGTTTGCAAAACAAttgcctttttttttttctagtgaGATTTCAAGAAAAGAGAATgtgcaaaaaagaaaaagtaattcTACTACTAAGATAGCTTGTTGGAAAAGAGCTAGCACATAATTAATACCTTCACTTCATCATAAAGTTTCTTCTCCCACATGCCTAATTTCTTGAGAGTTGAAGACAAATTCACTGCAATTGCACTCGAATCTTCATCAAATCCCACGGGCACTAATCCAATCTTCTCTGTGGAGTAGATTTTTGAATGTGTCACCAAAAAAGATGGTGCAACCACATGCAATATCTTCGAAGAAACTCCTATAAGTGGTAATTAACTCCAATAAATTATAACTTCAGAATATTTAAAAACAGAgggaaaacaaataaattagtaaCATTTTGAGAAAATCACCTTGATAAAGAGAATTCTTATGATAATAACGAAATTTTCCTGTATCAAGAATCTTTAATACTTCATTTCCTGATACTGCAGCTCTATCAAATAGAGCCTCTAGTTCTTTAATAACCATCAATGGAGCAGACTCTGTTGAATCTTTCTTCTCTGAAACAGGTTTAATTTCTACATCAAGCTCATTTTTCTTGGCATCATCAGTTTTTTTACTCGGTTTCTCCTCTTTAGCCAAACGCATAGAGTCTCCATCAAATTTGACCTCATGAATCCGTTCTTTATCCTTGGTTGGTAACTCAAATCTGTCGTACGTTtcaaagaaattcaagaactcCCAAGTGGAGCCACTAGGTGGAGGCGGAGGAGGCGAAGGAATTTTCCAAGCGTAACCGCCGTCCGGTGGCGAGATTGCACCATAACCACCGTTATTTGCATAACCGTCGTACTTATTATAGTAACGGTAAGAATTTGAATTCGTTCGAGATGGAGTTGGCGTTTGTCGATCAAAAGAATCAGTGTTAATTCTTTGAAGCAAATCAgtttctttctctttctcttcATCATCGGAATCATCAGACGGAAAATCAAGATGCGAATCTGAATCTGAACTTGAAGGACAGTGATCCGGTGGTGGATTTAGTTTAGCGGCAGCGGAATCAGATTGACTGTTATTCTCAAGATTATGATCAAAGAAACGGCTTAAAGCAGGACCTAGAGTTTTGAGAGAGTGCATGTAAGCGACATGAGAATCAGCTAAAACATAGCTCTGGTAAAGAGCTTCTTCAAGAAACTTGCAGCGGTCGTGACAGAGAGACACCGCCGGGAGGTGGTCAATTCTTGAGGTGGAGCAGCCCATCAAGAACCAGAGGAAACCAGAGAATTCTATGGAAACTAAGGATATGTTTAGCAGTGAGTGGGGTTTTAATGGAGTTTTTGTATAGAACGAAGGAAAAATTAAAGGATGGCGGGATAGGCACTAACGTCTCTTTTATTCTCTTGGCCCTTGGTTTTGGTTTCTCATATTTACATTTATGACCCAAGTGTACGTTGATTTTTCCTTTAATTtcactcttttttatttttcagattcTATCCTCAAATATACAATTATGATATGAGAACAAAGGTCACTTGGGAAATAGGACCACCCTTGATCCAATTTACAAAttcatttaaagaaaaataataataagaaattCACTTTAGCCAAGTCttcaaaactaaaataaacttcaattctaagagaaaaaaaaacaatagaaatTAACTCTTGATTAAATGATTTCGACTCAATGATGAAATTAGTAAATTCTTATGACTCGGAATTATTAAACtatcgttttgtttttttttaataactgaattttaatttgtattattttgacaactaaactttaatttcattttaaattgagattttttagctaaaaatacatatgatacaatcaatttttacttatttataatGTGGCAACCAGATTTtgctgatttttattttaaaacttgttatatatgtatacaaTTTCACTTGAAAACTTTCCATTGAGATAAAAATTagcaaaatgttttaaaaacacttaacctgtaatttttttctattatatcATGACCTTGTAATATCaccaattttattcaaatatgCACTTTTTATTTTCAACTGAACCTACAAGTACTAaactaatcttttttttattcagaGAAAATTTGAATAAGtcatttatttgattattttgagtgaaaaatataaataagtcattcataaaagttttttttttgaattattttttcgagtggaaaagagtccaatttacaaaattgggtacaattgaattgaaagtgaaaggtgcatatttaaaaaaattacaattttacaaGGTCatgatataattgaaaatgagCTAAAAAGTGATtgttttttatgatattttaccATAAACTTTGATACATAGtttttttttgcatatttttatcttaaaattttccATATAcacaattcaattttaaaactttatgttgaaattaaattaatgtttactaattaaaataaaataaattaatatatgatcatcaaaataaaataaggtgATAGTTtaataattctataaaaaaatcaactttATTTAATGTCTTTGAGCATGTTTCAAAATAATCCACTCAACCTTAGTATAATAAACCTCCGTGAAAAAAAGTGTTGAAGATCACGTTTTCCGAATGAGTTTCAAGGATATTCAATCAAAATAATCTCTTATAATTGGTATATGTGCAATAATAGGGAGTTGCTTTAAAATTAATGAGAAATACTATTTAACTCATCAATTTAAACCCATCTTGTTATATCATTTGATATGACAACAAACGAGTAGGtaaatttaaagaagaaaattgaaacatactcataaaaaaaattgagcaaATAAAAGAATTGCTTACAAAAAAGTGAGTTATAAAATAGGTGgattgaatataattttttttaattttaaaacaccTTGTTAATATTAATTGTTCCATTAACTACCTTCACTTTCCACTAGACTAGTACCATTTAGAATTAccgttagttttttttttataattgggagGGAGAGCActtgtgggaggatttgaacccacgacttTGATATTTGCCGCCCAGTgctataccatttgagctacagctcgtTGGTAGAATTACCGTTAGTTGATTCAGCAATTGGATGCCAATTAATGATTAATCTGAATATATTTGGCATGATAATTCCTACAGTCATTATTTAACGTTCGAATGAATGTCAAATCCGCCTTAGAACCTCTCATTGTCGTTTATATATGCATAAATAATCATGATTACCCTattcaattgctttaaaatgtGGCTATGAAAATGATCAATGGTGGATTTGACATAGCAAAAAGAATGATTTTACTTTAATCATGTACTTAATTTGTTAGCTTACGAATGATGGCAGAAAAATTGTCAACTCTTTAATTATATTGCTTTCTTTACTCTTAGGTTAGTGAAAGCTGTAAAAGCTAGCAGCCacgttaaaattttaaaaagataatcTATGAGGGGTTATGCAACTGATTGTAAACTGGGCATGCATGCAGTTCTAGCATGACGGGAGAATGGCCCAACAGATTTTGACAGTTAAATCGGTTCAACCACTGGTTTAATTTATATAACTtgttaaatgaaaaaaaaaaagtaagcgatatatacacatatatatacatgAAATTCTAATTaggaaataaattgaaaaaatggatTACACTTtaactaaaaaacaaaaaaccaatacttttagggtttaattaaaaaattcaataattttatattttcacaatgttttcagtttaaaaaaatgatttgtatttttaatgttttatgaagGAGTCAAATTGGACCGACCGTGAACCTTTAATCGGATTGACCAGTTCAGTTCGAATTTTAAAACATAAGATTATAAGAGATATTTTATCCATATCCATTTTATAGTAGACTGCCCTCATATTAGTGAATTCCCTACCTAAAGATGATACATTTTGTTAGAGATGTCTATAAAACATGGGATcttgatgaatttttttatatattataaagagtatccaataaaaaagtgaaaaatgttATGTcctaagaatttaatttaagatTGGAGATAAAGTGGAGATTCATGATGGGGATTTTGAATCTGATTCTATATAAAAAGGAGGAGAAATGAGTGGAATTCCAACTCAGGAACATTTTTGTGTattattatttccattttttgtGGTTAAGTGTTTTAGTGGAAGCAGAGGATGAGATAACATGTTTCCCCATTCATTCTCTCCTAATTCCTAGCAAAATACTCCCTCTGTTTGCATTAGTACCATTTCATATAAAGTATGCATTTTCCAGCATGTGCATATCaatgtttcttttttttatgttctattccaattttacagGATAATGTAATTGAACAAATATTGGGTGGTTTGGTTTACATGGCATTTGGTCTAAATTTAcatgtaattgaaaaaatattggGTGGTTTACATGTAATTGAACAAATTTCAAACTCAATGAACCCTAAATGAACCTTCTTAGTGGAGTCTTCTTAAGTAAATATAATgaataagttatttttttttagattcCTTGTTTTTCAACAACAAGTTGGTTTGATTACAATTTCAAAGCTACTTTTGTTACAATAGTTAGCAGCTGCAGAATCAAGATTCTAATTCATGTGAAGCGGAATTTTTATCGTTTaagctatttttttaaaattaatacataatGATGTGTCGTTtggttgtttttttatataaatgttttattaatttaaatatatatgagtatttaaaaaataattaagtcaAATGGTATGTCGTTTAGCTATTTTGAATTtactttttcaattttcaaaagaaaaatggaGAGAAAAAAAGACACGTtcattagaaaataaaaatattgggcGTTGTTTCTGATTTTAGTCCaaataatttccaaaaaaataaaaggctaAACTTATCTTTAGCCCCTTAAAACTCAAAAGAAAACCAATTGCTGTAAATTAACCTAATACGTCCTCTTTATTTCCTTCTTCTCTGTGTTGCAGCGAACTTCTAAAATTTGAACGACGACATGACAATTAAGACGGTACTAATAGTTCGAAGCATCAATCTCATGATCTTAGCCAGGGGGATGGGGCGGTTGCCCCACCCTTGATAAGCAGGGTGAAGTCAGGGCCGAAGATGGGTGAGATTGTCCTCTGGCAAGACAATCTACTCTACTATTAATGATGGAGAGATATTTGATAACAAAGGAACCGGCGAGCTACAACTAGGTGATATTCTTTTTAGTAAAATGTATTAATTGGTCTTTCAACTATTATTACAATAGCATTAAAGTCCTAAGAATTAAAAATTCTTAAACTAGAATACTgaatcatataaatatgttacTCCCTctgttcttttttagttgtccatttagccaaaggAATTTGTCTATATTTAGTTGTGCATTTAGAATTTCAAAATAACATTAgttattattttccaaattcaaccctccctaataaatgactctataactcaatttacaaagcattagggttatattagtatttactcttattatttaagataaaaatctcactatcttaatatgtgcaattttggctaaatggacaactaaaaaagaacggagggagtaactaataaatttaaaaataatactatatttatatattatattgacTAATTATAAACAGACACATACACACTCCATATGTTTAAaagttttttattaaaataataataaaaataataaataatattattaaaatctaaatcataaaaactaaaaatataacaatttttttatacttttaaaaataaaataatatttaataatagaaacaattataaataattataataataaaatgaaatgtattaaacttaataaattatacaaaaaaaatatttcttctaaaaaattaaagtggCTGAGTGACATTTTTTCACTTGGATAAATGTTGTTTGAtctaaaaattcaaaagaaacattgataaaaaaaatacaaaagaattagTAGAAATAGCCGAATGACATGTGACCGGCCAAGTAAAAAATAGCCAACTTAAGTTTTTTATGTGGCTCCGCCACTTAAAACAACCAAAACACACCAAATAAAGTTGTTCTAATTAATCATCATATGATTAGGTTTTTTTTATCTTCATCATGAGCTGTCCTGAACGGATTCCAACCtatgaagcacggaaacttcgacaaagttacgtttcccgtttcgaaaacgtttcggaaaccggaaacttttGGACACCCgcacgaaacgt
This region of Mercurialis annua linkage group LG1-X, ddMerAnnu1.2, whole genome shotgun sequence genomic DNA includes:
- the LOC126677649 gene encoding protein ALTERED PHOSPHATE STARVATION RESPONSE 1-like, encoding MGCSTSRIDHLPAVSLCHDRCKFLEEALYQSYVLADSHVAYMHSLKTLGPALSRFFDHNLENNSQSDSAAAKLNPPPDHCPSSSDSDSHLDFPSDDSDDEEKEKETDLLQRINTDSFDRQTPTPSRTNSNSYRYYNKYDGYANNGGYGAISPPDGGYAWKIPSPPPPPPSGSTWEFLNFFETYDRFELPTKDKERIHEVKFDGDSMRLAKEEKPSKKTDDAKKNELDVEIKPVSEKKDSTESAPLMVIKELEALFDRAAVSGNEVLKILDTGKFRYYHKNSLYQGVSSKILHVVAPSFLVTHSKIYSTEKIGLVPVGFDEDSSAIAVNLSSTLKKLGMWEKKLYDEVKEEEKLRIMLARSYRQIKNMVDKGAKGTNKADSAADLIRALSTKIKVAIHVIDRTSITINQLRDEELWPLISLLIQKLLGMWKSMLDCHKCQSQAILQAKNLDSVVSNGIKFSETHLETAMQLKIDLQNWHLSFSDWVTAQKDYARVLNGWLLKYRPNEPQELPNETSEPPMFAFCNQWSAAAGRISETEVINAIHEFFIYINQLVERHYTELQQKVAADKELEKRMKILEKKEKMMQRILQSRSKNASGIQFSREGVHRSEVTYNGSFHLSLRQIFMAMEKFSANSVKVYEELHMMIEKYSLNRGNR